In Chitinophaga sp. H8, the sequence GAACAGCGGTCGCCCCGGTAAAAAAAAGTAAGTTGGTAGTAATAGGGAATGGCCCTGCCGGGTTTAAATTCTGTGAGAAGTTTGTAAAGTACAGATTGGAAAAACAGTTTGACCTGGTAGTATACGGGGAAGAGCATTATCCTGCGTATGACAGGATCAACCTGACCCGGCATTTTGAAGACAGTGTAATAGAAAAGTTGGTCCTCGCACCTGTTTCCTGGTATACACAAAATAAGATCACCCTTAAAACAGGACAGCAGGTAGTAGAGATAGACCGGAAGCAAAGATTGATTAAAACCAGCAACGGGGCAGTGGAGCAATATGATAAACTTATTCTGGCTACAGGATCAGCCCCTTTTATTCCCTCATTAGAGAACAGGGAGCTACCTGGTGTATTTGTATATAGGACCATAGATGATATTACTGCTATTCAGTCGTATATTCAACCAGAACATAAGGCGATCGTCATTGGTGGCGGTATCCTGGGGCTGGAAGCGGCAAGGGCATTGTTGTATGCCGGACTGCAGACTACAGTCATAGAAATAGCTCCACACCTGATGCCAAGGCAGCTGGATGTAGAAGGGGCTGCCATCTTGCAGCAACAGGTGGAACAATTGGGATTGTCAGTATATTGCAGTAAGCAGGTGACAAAAATATTGGGAACGGAAGAAGTAAAGGGTATTACCTGTGCAGATGGCACCTGTTTAACGGCTGATGTAGTAATTATTTCTGCAGGGATACGTCCACGTGATGAACTGGGAGTGCGTTGCGGCTTGCAAATCGGAACTAACGGTGGTATTGTGGTAAATAATTACAATCTTACATCAGATGAAAACATCTTCGCTATAGGGGAATGTGCCCTTGCTGCTGATAGGATATGGGGGCTGGCAGCACCATGTTATGAGATGGCAGAGGTTGTAGCTGCACGGCTGGCAAAGATCTATAAAGTTTTTAGTGCAAATGTATTGCTGACAAAACTCAAAGTGCTGGAAGTAAAAGTTGTTTCCTTTGGGGATGCATTGGGAAAACATCCTCACATCCCGCTTGTATATCGGCATGAGGAAACGGGCGTTTACAAAAGAATAAATATTTCTCCGGATCAGCAATATGTGCTGGGGGGGATATTGGTGGGAGAGGCCGGGTGTTATGCAACGCTTTTTCATATGCTGAGAAACAGGATTAAGATTACCGGACTACCTGCTGAATTGATTGCTCCAAAAACTGAAACAAATGAAGAGAAAATTACAGACTTCCCGGATAATACCATCATCTGTTTGTGTGAGGGCGTTTGCAAAGGAACGATTGTAGCAGATATCCTGGAAAATAATCTCACCCGCCTGGATGAAGTAAAAAAGATGACAAATGCAGGTACCGGATGTGAGAGCTGTATATCCCTGTTAGAAGATTTGTTAGCTGAAGTATCCCGGAAAGTTTTACAAACCCGTAGTTAAATGTGTTTACAATGAATGGTAATATGCCTGTGTCTTCCCCAACATTCAGATTTGATATATTGGCAATGGCCGATCTGTGTTTTGATATTATCATCAGCGGGCCTGATGCACCTCAGTTCAACCAGGTGGAGCTGTTGGTGGATGATTATATAATTGATCTGGGCGGATCTGTTGGCATTTTTGCATGCCAGTTTGCCAAACTGGGTGGCACTATTGCTTTACTTGGAAATGTAGGTAAGGATATTCCCGGACAGATTATAATCGATAGATTGAAAGGTGCAGGTGTGGAAACCAGTTTGATCTCTGTTTATGATGGGGAAAAAACAGCGATGGGATTAAACCTGTTTTGTAAGGGAGACCGTGCCATGCTTACCTGCCTTGGTGTAATGGACCAAAGCATTCCTGCCATTTTCTCGGCAGCACTGTCACATAAGGCAAAACACTGGCATATTGGAGGGTATTTCTTACTCCGGGAGTTAATCCATACCTGGCCGGTATGGGTACAAACGCTCAAAGCGCAGGGGGTAAGTATTTCACTGGATACCAACTGGGATCCTTCAGGGAAATGGGAGAATGTATATGCCCTTTTGCCAATGATAGATATTTTCCTGCCCAATGAAGCAGAAGCGATGGCAATCAGTGGAAAAAAGAATATTACGGAGGCTGGCCTGTTTTTGGCAGAAGTATGCCCGCTGGTAGTGATCAAAATGGGTGAACAGGGGGCCATGGTTTTTAAGCAGGGGAATGAAAATTATTATCCACTCCCTGCTTCGCTTACTGCAGCGCTTCATATTGTTGACACTACCGGTGCAGGTGATAATTTTGATGCGGGTTTTATCTTCTCCTGGTTGTCAGGTGCAGCAGAAAGCAGCTGTATTGAAAATGCATTCCGGTGTGCAGTCTCCAGTTTAACCGGATTAGGTGGGATAGCCAAACAAATTGTAAATAAAACAGACCTGAAGTTATGACGCGATTCCTGAAAGATATTCTGGATCAACCGGATCAACTGCTGCATTCCATGGATTATAGTTTGCATGAGGGGAGCAGGTTCATGAAACAAGCGGCAGACTTAATCAGGCCGGCTGAAAATGTTTTTATTGTGGCTATCGGTGCAAGTTGGTGTGCAGGGATGGCGGTTCAGGTAGCTTTCAATGAAGCAGGTGTACAAGCCGTTTTATGTGATGCAGCAGATTTTCTTTACTTTACCAGGATTCCTCCCAGGGCGGTGGTCATCTTTTTATCCCGCAGTGGCAAGAGCATAGAAATTGTAAATGCAATACCGAAGTGCAAGGCTGCAAATGCTGTTATTGTCAGTATTACCAATGCGCCATCTAGTGAACTGGCCAGGTATTCTACTGTATGTTTGTTCACCAATGTAAGATTTGATAACAGCATTTCTGTAAGTACCTATTCCTCCATTATCCTGACGGGGGTACTGCTGGCACAATTGATCAAACCATTGGATACCGGAACAGCTTCAGTGGATGTGTTTGCGAATACAATACAGACAATTAACAGCAGTATACCGGTATGGCAGTCAGTGATCGCATCTGCCGGCTGGTTAAACAGCAGCAAGGCTACCTATTTTATGGCACGGGGGGCTGAGGTGGCCTGTGCACATGAAAGCAGGCTATTGTGGGAGGAAGCGGCCAAACAGCCGGCTACGGCGCTGACCACGGGGGCTTTCCGGCATGGACCACAGGAAATTATTAATAATGGTATTCATATAGCTATCTGGATAGGAAATGAAACTGCCCGCAATTATGATTGTAAACTGGTGAATGACCTGGTAGAAAAACAGGTGAATGTAATAGCTGTCGGCAGTAATTTACCTTTGGAACTGAAAGGCCATAAAATAGAGATGCCTCCATTACCTCATTTGTTATGTCCTGTTATTGGTACCATTCCTATGCAGCTGGCTTCCGAAAAACTGGCAGGTATAAAAGGGGTGGACCCGGATAATTTTTTATACTGCAACTTTATAGTAGAAACGGAAGGTGGGCTTTAAAAAAATGGAATGCGCTGATGAAGAATGAGGCGTAGTGCTTTCAGTGCCCGCGTCATATGTGCTTCCACCGTTTTCTTTGAAATGCTTAGTTTTTCAGCAATCTGTTTTTCTGTAAATCCGTTTTCCCGGCTAAGGCGAAATACCAACCGGCACTTTTCTGGCAGCTGCTGTATAGTGTCTTCCAATTGTCGCCGTGTAGACTCATAATCTATCCATTCAGCTGTATTATTATCCGCTTCCTGCCCGGTGGCGGTATAGAAATTGTGATGTGCTGTTTTTTGTTTTTGCTTCCTGGCAATAGTAGCCATGATCTCATATTTTACACAGGAAGCAATATAGGTGTAGAAGGAGTGCGTCAGGTGAAGATTCTTTCTTGTTTTCCAGATATTCATGAATACCTGTTGTACAATTTCTTCTGCATCCTCTTCAGAGCCGGTCTTCCATTTTGCCTGGATTAGCAGTTTTTCCCAATAGCGGTTGTATAATACTTCAAAAGCAGCTATATTATCATCATCTCTGATCAGTTGAACCAGTTGGTCATCATGATATTGCTGAAAATTATTCAACGAATAGTTGGTTTAGTGAGCTGACCCATGAAACTAAGTATCTATTTCAATGCTTCATCTTTTTCTTTATCAAGGAAGCTGGCATTGTCAGATAAA encodes:
- a CDS encoding FAD-dependent oxidoreductase, producing MKRTAVAPVKKSKLVVIGNGPAGFKFCEKFVKYRLEKQFDLVVYGEEHYPAYDRINLTRHFEDSVIEKLVLAPVSWYTQNKITLKTGQQVVEIDRKQRLIKTSNGAVEQYDKLILATGSAPFIPSLENRELPGVFVYRTIDDITAIQSYIQPEHKAIVIGGGILGLEAARALLYAGLQTTVIEIAPHLMPRQLDVEGAAILQQQVEQLGLSVYCSKQVTKILGTEEVKGITCADGTCLTADVVIISAGIRPRDELGVRCGLQIGTNGGIVVNNYNLTSDENIFAIGECALAADRIWGLAAPCYEMAEVVAARLAKIYKVFSANVLLTKLKVLEVKVVSFGDALGKHPHIPLVYRHEETGVYKRINISPDQQYVLGGILVGEAGCYATLFHMLRNRIKITGLPAELIAPKTETNEEKITDFPDNTIICLCEGVCKGTIVADILENNLTRLDEVKKMTNAGTGCESCISLLEDLLAEVSRKVLQTRS
- a CDS encoding carbohydrate kinase family protein, which produces MNGNMPVSSPTFRFDILAMADLCFDIIISGPDAPQFNQVELLVDDYIIDLGGSVGIFACQFAKLGGTIALLGNVGKDIPGQIIIDRLKGAGVETSLISVYDGEKTAMGLNLFCKGDRAMLTCLGVMDQSIPAIFSAALSHKAKHWHIGGYFLLRELIHTWPVWVQTLKAQGVSISLDTNWDPSGKWENVYALLPMIDIFLPNEAEAMAISGKKNITEAGLFLAEVCPLVVIKMGEQGAMVFKQGNENYYPLPASLTAALHIVDTTGAGDNFDAGFIFSWLSGAAESSCIENAFRCAVSSLTGLGGIAKQIVNKTDLKL
- a CDS encoding SIS domain-containing protein; its protein translation is MTRFLKDILDQPDQLLHSMDYSLHEGSRFMKQAADLIRPAENVFIVAIGASWCAGMAVQVAFNEAGVQAVLCDAADFLYFTRIPPRAVVIFLSRSGKSIEIVNAIPKCKAANAVIVSITNAPSSELARYSTVCLFTNVRFDNSISVSTYSSIILTGVLLAQLIKPLDTGTASVDVFANTIQTINSSIPVWQSVIASAGWLNSSKATYFMARGAEVACAHESRLLWEEAAKQPATALTTGAFRHGPQEIINNGIHIAIWIGNETARNYDCKLVNDLVEKQVNVIAVGSNLPLELKGHKIEMPPLPHLLCPVIGTIPMQLASEKLAGIKGVDPDNFLYCNFIVETEGGL
- a CDS encoding RNA polymerase sigma-70 factor; this translates as MNNFQQYHDDQLVQLIRDDDNIAAFEVLYNRYWEKLLIQAKWKTGSEEDAEEIVQQVFMNIWKTRKNLHLTHSFYTYIASCVKYEIMATIARKQKQKTAHHNFYTATGQEADNNTAEWIDYESTRRQLEDTIQQLPEKCRLVFRLSRENGFTEKQIAEKLSISKKTVEAHMTRALKALRLILHQRIPFF